TTGGATATAATATAACATTAGTGAGGGATGATTTTGTGTTTTCAAATGTTTCAAGGAAGAGGTGAATGCTACTGAAAAGGGGAAGAGGCCTCACCCGGTCATGCTCACACGCCTGCTCGCTTTGGCGGCCCATGCTTTGGCAGAGGTAGCAAAACATTCATAAATGCAACTATGTGTTCATCCCAAGTTCAAAGTTGGTCCGCATGTTCATGAAAACTTTTCTTTTGTAACGTGTACTGTTAATCACCTAGGTAGATAATAGGCCAGAACCCAAAGACCTATGGAAAGAGCCAATAAATGCTACTTTGTGGAAACCTTGCTCTGACCAAAGGGATTGGGAAGCATCAGGCAATATCAGTTCATCAGGTAAGCATTACTGTTGCTGTTTTGCACTTACCCAcacacaacgattttttgtctccaccccctcccccccccccccccccccccctctgtgTTATGATTTATCACTCTGTTGTTTTAATTAGGCTCCTGTTTGGTTAACTACAGAGGGAACCAATGGTTACATCATCATCAGTGCAAATGGTGGAATAAACCAGCAAAGGGTAGCGGTGAGTAATCCTAACTTGTGTAACATCAGATGCGCTCTATTTAGTCCTCAAGGTTTTAGTGTGGAAGAGGTCTGCAGTTGTTACATGCAAATAGAGACTATGAGAAGAAGACTCTGTTTTCTTCGTTCCTTGATGGATTGGAGGATGGTGGTTTACTTGagttctactccctccgttcccaaatataagtctttctagagatttcaacaggtgactacatacggagcagaATGAGTGAGtgtacactctaaaatatgtctacatgcatccgtatgttatagtccatttgaaatgtctacaaagacttatatttaggaacggagtcACATCATAAGAGACTCTGGGTTGTTCATTACCTGAATAATTGTAATCAATATCACACTTTACTTCATTTTAGGGGGTCATAAATTTAatgcatttcatttttttaaagcAAGTTACGACTTATCCAGACTATGTAGTATGTTCTGTGTTGAATCCATATCCTCTTTATAAAAAGGTTTGCCATAAATATGATGTCAAAGCTTGGCCAAGGATGACAAGCATCATTAGCATGAATCCCACAAGACTCTCATTTCACAGCAAGTTGGAGCAAGAGGATTGTAAACATTTTTTTTGTCTTATGTAATTTGAAACATCTTTCAGTTTTTCTGGTCTAATTAAAAAAAATCTTCAAGGAAACTACAGTTCAAGCTCTAGATTTCTTAACTGCTATTCAAACTTATTTCGTTAATTTTAACTGCATTCTGGTTTATCTTCTAACAGATATGTAATGCCGTTACCATATCCCGGTTGCTCAATGCAACTCTTGTCATTCCAAAGTTCTTGTACAGTAATGTCTGGCTGGACAAAAGGTATATTTCAACATTTCCTTACAAAATAAGTTCATCTTAGTCTTATGTGTTGATAGCTTGTGTCAGTGGTTGAATAATTCTATTATGTTCTAAAGTTCAATTAAATTCAATATCGTAGCCAGTTTCGAGATATATATCAGGAGGATTATTTTATCAAATATTTGAAACCTGATATTCGGATTGTGAAGGAGCTTCCTTTGGAGTTGCAATCGTTAGATTTGGAGGCAATTGGTAGCCTTGTAAGTAATCTTTGATTTGCAGAAAGCTGTAGAGGTGGAAAAATGGTTTTGATGCTCATACTGTATTGCCCAATTCTTATTCTTCTGTAGGTTAATGATACAGATGTCATGAAAGAGGCAAAACCAAGTATATATGTAAAAAAGATACTACCAATTTTACTGAAGAACAGAGTTGTCCACTTTGTAGGATTTGGCAACCGCTTATCTTTTGACCCGATACCATTTCAACTTCAGGTATTGCCATTTTCTATTGATTGTTTCCATTTACCTGCAAACCCATATGCATGTTAAATTCCATGAGTTCTCTTCAGACATTGTTAATCTAGGTTGCATAAATACTGGTGATGGGCAGTGTATTTTTACAAAACGCATACCAGAGCTATGACATGAGTTTCAATCCATACATGAAGTGAGATACAATAAAGAAGCTATAACTATGTTTGCTAGGTTTCTTATTCCTCTGTTCCTGATTTAGCCACATATTAAAATTACATACATGAAACATGGATAAAGCATTAGAATTTCACTGTGTTAGTGAGAAATAATAATTTGAAAGCATGTTCTAACTATATATATGCTAACTGTTCTACAGAGATTGCGATGCAGATGTAACTTTCATGCTCTTCGTTTTGTACACAAAATACAAGAAACTGGTGCATTACTCGTAGAGAGATTGCATGGCCACATGCCCCATCTGTCTCCTTTGCAAGATAATCTTTTAGGTCATTTTGCTGGGAAATCCGTCCCCGGTGGGAACAGGAACGGGTCGTCCAAATATCTAGCAGTTCATCTCAGATTTGAGATTGATATGGTTGCATACTCAATGTGTTACTTTGGTGGTGGGAAAGATGAGGAAGAGGAATTAGAGATGTATCGTCAAATTCATTTTCCTGCTCTGACAGAAATCAAGAGGACAACAAAGTATGTATGCCATCCTATGTTTTCCATTTCCAGTTACTTTTTGATGCCCTGTTTGTGCATTCATGACAATGAAATGATCTTCTTTGTATGTCTAATGTTGAAAAATGTTCCATCCAAATCAAATGCTGTCCAATCAAATATATTTTGCTTTCAGAAAAAAATATATGTTTCTGAAAGTCCAACTATTGTTTCAGATTGCCCTCTGCTGCTTTCTTGCGATCTGAAGGCAAATGCCCCCTTGCACCTGAAGAAGCTGTGCTTATGCTCGCTGCTATTGGTTTCAAGCGCAGGACTAGTATATACATTGCAGGTGCTGAAATTTATGGAGGGGGGCGTAGGATGGCTGCCATAAGTCGCCTTTATCCTGCTTTAGTAACTAAAGAAACACTTCTGTCCCCATCGGAGCTTGAACCATTCAGAAACTTCTCATCGCAGGTAACTTGATAAGATGTTTTATTTGATTCCGTATATAGGTAGAAAATTGTGCAAACAAAGTGTTGTTAGACATGGATGTAAACCATTCATAAGCAAATATGCTTCTTGAAGGCTTTAAGCCTCGGATGGGTATGGACCTTAGATATGGCCTGCAATTTGATTGAAATGTATACAAGTTTGCACGTGCAACACCAGGAATGCTCTAATTTTATGTGCTCCACTCTAAAGGTGGCTCATGTGGGCAGCTTAAGTATTTCTTTCGCCAGTTCCGTACTAAAGGTGACTCATGTGTGAAATTCAAATTCGAACCACTAGAGTGGCATACATGATAAAGAATATTAGCAATATCAGAATTTTGAATGAAAATCTGCACCTGCATGATAAAGAAGTGGAACCTTTCGTTTTCGAGGGTCAGCACGAACAACTGTGTTATCAGTTtcattttgaatgaaatgaaattGGGAGCTCTGCTCCTTAATTTGAAAAAGAAAGAAGCACCTTATGCGTTCTAATTATACTTGATGAAATAATTTATTTTTTCTCTTGCCATTTGCAGTTGGCAGCTCTGGACTTTATTGCATGTGCATCAGCTGATGCATTTGCTATGACTGACCCAGGCAGCCAGTTCTCTTCTCTTGTTCAAGGATACCGCATGTACTATGGTGGTGGGGACCTTCCCACATTAAGACCAAATAAGCGTCGCCTAGCCAGCATACTTGTGAAGAATGCCACAATAGAGTGGAAGGAATTTGAAACTAGAGTAAACAAACTCATACAACAAACTAAGCAAGTCCATGAGAGGCCAATTGCAAGGAGCATATTCAGACATCCGCGTTGTCCAGAGTGTATGTGCAGAACAGATAATTGAGACATTTTGGAAGTTTCTTGTGCCTGTAACGGTATTATGCTGCCAGAGGCCCAGAGCTTGTTTTGGCTCTTTGGCTGATACCTCAATATGAAGCACAACTGGAATCAACTTTGAGATTGGGTGACAAAGTTCTCACTTTAGCTGAACAACAACTGTGCATTCTAAATATGGTTCCAGCACAGCTGATTGGGATCAAATTCAATTTACTGACTGCTCTGATCAGCTTGACATTGCGTTGCATTTGGATTATGGTAGATCAGGAACTATTTTTTTTGCATCTGAGCTACGATGTTGCTGCTGCCGTATTTTTGATAAAGTCAGGCTGGGAACGGCATTGTTACCGCGAGTGTATCAGGAACTTTTTTTTTGCATCTGAGCTACGATGTTGCTGCTGCCGTATTTTTGATAAGTCAGGCTGGGAACGGCATTGTTACCGCGAGTGTATTATCTGTATATCTGACAGATGGAAAAACAACTAAATTATTTCTGTTCAGAGTTCAGAAGATCTATCATTTGTCAACACAGGCTTCTGGCTTTCTGCGATTGGAGCATGCCATATCAATTGTGGTTCGTCCATCATTTGTTTAGTCAAGTTCTCAAACTTGCTGTACATTTTGTTCCCATTCCTTTTCAGTGGATAATGTTGTACTATACGAGCCGTACATATTGTAAGTTTATACCAAAGGGCAAAGTTAGCAATGCTGCCATTTTGTGTATCTATACATTGTGTATCATCAAAGTGCAGACTTGCAGCGTCATGCTGCTGCTATGAGGACGATCTCCATTCTCTTTTTGAATTTCCTCAACCGGTGATTTTGGCAGGAATACTATTGAAATTTCTTACTAGGTCCTGTTCTTCTGCTTCCAACTTGTACAAGTAGTACCTCTGCAGCTCCCTCTTGGTATGTCATATGGCTGTCTGAATCCTTGATGGCTAGGGCCTATCAATTGAACAGTTGCTTGAGATCACTGAAATTTCAGTCACTTTTTTGTTAGCTGTGTGATTTGCATCTAATGAAGGTAGTACATCTTATGGAAAGTGGATGTTTACCTTTTTAAAGGAAGGTTGGCTGTTTACTTGACTGGTCAAAGTTCTTTCTTAATGGACCAGCTCATAATATGTGCGACTATAAATCTATCAGCAACCCAGATGGGTTCACTAGGATGGCCTACAAATGATCAAATAAAAATATAAGAAAGAAGGATTAAAAATGTTGGCACAAAACCCTGACAGAAGTTTAAAATTTAAAATCaagagacataaattatcacaactTGAATAGAATAACATGTTCTATATACATGGCATGAATCATGCCCTTTTCTGAAACGTGCAAGCACAAGTGAAATATGGTGCGACTTTGGGTTAGAAAGTCAACTTAGATTGCAAAAAAATCTGCTGCCTAGGAATTAGCGAAAGTGTAATAGTTTTTCTTTTTGAATTGTGCAAGAGAGCTACATGTaatcaaatactccctccgtctaggtgtatgtcaccttacgaaaaccaaataattctaaaacacttaggcacggtacattgacttccaccttgtttcttgtttcgtgacatactccctcctttccggtttatagggcttaattcaaaaatctcaccaaccaaggtacaTGGTGAGTGATGGAATACTTTTCgtaatttgcaaaagcacccaattaatgctcttgttttcctccAAAAATTATGTCTACCAATGtaaattgcaatgcatgcatgcataaagtacatgcattggtcaattttctcttaatacttgcatgcaatgattaatgcaccttggaatctgaacttgtgatggggaacaaccaagttgagccttataaaatggaaaaactaagattttgagaaaagccctataaaccggaaaggagggagtatcaACTAATAAGAGATGTgagccgtgcatgctttcaatgacttaagattaccaaacacgacatgtcgtggttagttcattgcatgcaatgctattaattagaaaacaacattaagttatctcgttttcccctccgccttggtcgcggtgcacaacctaagataatttatacacctagacagagggagtaggAGTAGATAGAAAGACAACGCTCCAGTTGATCAGTGCAACGTCTCAAGAAAGAAAGCTCCCTTAATGTCCGCAATCCTTTCTTCTTTCTTCCCTCCAACTTCCTGCCACTCCTCCCCCTTCCATTTCGTTTTCATGTTCGAGCTTGTTCCTATTACCACCTTCCCAAGAAGATTGGAGGAGATCAAAAGCGATTTTGACCTGCAAGAGATTTATATTAGTCCCCCTCAATCATCTTCAATCCCATCAAACCCAACAAGCCCTTAAGGTGTTGACGAAAGAGCCAACCAAAGTCATTAGTCGTAAGGTTTTTTTTGGCATGGTTAGGATATTTTTAGACGTATAGCCAAATGTGGTAGTTGTCATATTGTTAAATTTCATCGGTCGTCTTTGTTGTAAAAAATGTAAGATGTAATTAATTATGGCCTTGTTATTTTCCCCCTCAAAAAATAATCAAGCCATAATTATTGCGAAAGACTAAGGGATGAATGGCGAACCAACCTGTgattagatgattagagggacagtggtatgccggctcagtctttcggaggtgctcataggggtaggatgtatgttcataggggtgagtgtatacGTGTAcgtatgagcgcttgcgtctgtactgtgttaaaaaaaaggACCAAGGGATGAATGTGACATATACTACGagtaataataatgatttttTAGACGGTGTAATAAAAATGAATTTAGCGTGTAACAGATGTCCAATTAAAGGCCATGACCCATTTCGTTTCACACAGTTAGGGAAAAAAGATTCTTCATCCGAACAATTTGGTTTTGGCTACTATTCATGGTTATATTTGTCAAAAAAAGATTAGAAATGATAAATTCTGAACGTtcagattttaagcatggcaagcCGAACATTTTTCATGGCAACTTCAGTTCACACGAGGTTGGAAAACATGGCAATGTTCTAAAAAAACAAAGCGGGACAAAGTTGTCATGTCTTAACAACGGAAAAAGTCCATTTTAAACCCTGAACTCGTAGAGGTCGGGTGAAAAAAAAGTTCGTTTTATTTTTCAAATTCACGAACCTTTTTACAGAACTCATAGATTTTTTCAAATCCGTGTCAAATCCACAAACTCCTTTTCAATTTATAATTTTTCCCGAAGAAAGTGAATTTTTTCCCAAATCCATTgaattttcttttgaaaatcCGTGAGCTTCTTTTCAAAATCATTGTACTCTTTCCAAATctgtgaacatttttttcaaaaattgtaAACTTTTTTGTTTGCTATTTCCTACTAAGATGGCCACCGGTTTTTTTCATGACATGTGTATCACATTTGTGTTTGAAATTTGGTGCCACGGCAGACACACGTTCAGTCAACGTCGCGTGCAGAATTTTGTATTTTACGAATATTGGAGGTGATCACCATTCCTTTCTTTATTTCGGCATAGCATAAACCCATTTGCCGGCAACCGCAATCCAGAATCGGCCGCAGGATATGTACGAATTCCGAAGAATTGACAGCTACCAGAAGAAAATACGGAAAGAATGTCAACTTTGGGCGAAATTTAAGCATCGAAAAGCGGAAGTGGAGGAGCACAACTGGCGGTCGACAGCGAGGCGCCGACGACGACTCCCAGGTTGAAATCCTATTGAATTTCAGGGACGGGGGAGAGGAATAAAAACGAGGAGAGTCGACACTCGACAGACAGGTGGCGAGATCCCCCGAAGCCGTCCGTACTCTCGCAGCAGATCGGCCGGCGGAAGCCAGCAGGATGGAGGTGGCGTCGCTGTACCGGCGGGTGCTGCCGTCGCCGCCGGCGGTGGAGTTCgcgtcggcggaggggaagcggCTGTTCGCGGAGGCGCTGCAGGGCGGGACCATggagggcttcttcaacctcatCTCCTACTTCCAGACGCAGTCGGAGCCGGCCTTCTGCGGCCTCGCCTCCCTCTCCGTCGTGCTCAACGCGCTCGCCATCGACCCCGGCCGGCCGTGGAAGGGGCCCTGGCGCTGGTTCGACGAGTCCATGCTCGACTGCTGCGAGCCCCTCCACAAGGTCAAGGCCGAGGGCATCACCTTCGGCAAGGTCGTCTGCCTCGCGCACTGCGCCGGCGCCCGGGTCCAGTCCTTCCGCGCCGACCAGACCACCATCCACGACTTCCGCGCCCACCTCACGCGCTGCGCCTCCTCCCAGGACTGCCATCTCATCTCCTCCTACCACAGGAGCCCCTTCAAGCAGGTTCGTTGGTTGGTTGGTAGTGCTACACCTTCTCTTTGTTCCTCAATTCCCCAAAATTCCCCCTGTTAGATCACACACAATGTCTGATGCGGCGTGCGGGGGTGCAGACTGGGACTGGCCATTTCTCACCGATCGGCGGGTATCATGCCGAGAAAGACATGGCGCTCATCTTGGATGTTGCGCGCTTCAAATACCCTCCTCATTGGGTTCCATTGACGCTTCTCTGGGATGCCATGAACACGACTGATGAAGCAACTGGGCTTCTCAGGGGGTATATTCTCTTATCCATCTTTCTGTCTATTATTATCACCATTTCCTTAGTCAACATTTGTACTCCTGTATATAAGATGATGTTGAATGTAGTTCAGTTTGCTGTCCTGTTACCTTGTAGTCAAACAGGAGATTTGGGCTTAAGCAGCTGCATTTAGGCTGCACTACTGTTCATTGATTATCTGGATACACGCCGCTGCTTTGATCTTGTATTGACACGCGGTTTACTAATAGCTCTAAAATTCATATTTGGTTCAGGAAAACCTGCTTTGTGTGGTTGGTATTTTTATGTACTTCGGTGTCATAGTAAACTTTGCAACCTGCCCTATGGACTGCAGTTCCATTTTCATTAGGTTCTTTAGATATGTTATTTTCAGGGAGCATCTTGATTTCTTCAGTTGCAACTGTTTAGTCATTTCCTTTTTGCCTTCTTGATTGGCTCAACATGCTCATTGGGAGAGGCTGAGTGTTTATCCATCTTTCTGTCTCTTTCCACTGTTTCCTTAGTCAACATTGTACTCCTGTAGTCCTGTATAAGATGCTGTTGAATGTAATTTAGTTTGCTGTCTTGTTACCTTGTAACCAAATCGGACAGTTTTGATTTAATCAACCGCATTTGGGCTACACTACTATCAGTGATTATCAGGATACGCGTTGCTTCTTTGATCTTGTATTGACACGCAGTTTACTAATAGCTCTAAAATTAATATTTGGTTTAAGAAAACCTGCTCTGTATGGTTAGTATTTTTATGTACTTTGGTATCATAGATAGTAAACTTTGCAACCTGCCCTATGGGCTGCAGTTCATTTTTATTAGGTTCTTGAGACATGTTATTGCAGGGAGCATCTTGATTTCTTCAGTTGCAATTGTTTAGTTCATTTCCTTTTTGCCTTCTTGATTAGCTCGACATGCTTCATTGGGAAAGCCTGGGTGTTTGCTCTAACTCAATGCTACTTGAGGTGCCTGATTGTTTTGGTTCTGATGTAATGCTACTCCAGTTGTagtttagtactccctccgttcctaaatataagtctttttagagatttcaacatggactacatacggatgtatatagacatagtttagagtgtagattcactcattttgcttcatatgtagcccatactggaatctctaaaaagacttatatttaggaacagagtgAGTAGTTCTTACAACTAGCTGGCTAGCTGCATTGTATCATGTGTCTGTGTAGAGTCATAGACCTTGACATCACATTACACATGTTTTATCTCCTGTACATTCAGATCTTTCCAGGTAGCCGACCGTAGACCTGCCTCTTCATTTAGAGAAAACATAGACTGCAAAATTGAACTGTTGTTCTAGTTCTTCCTATGGGAATTCATAAATAAATTATGAAACTGCAGTGTTGCATGCCACCTTATGATGGTGTTGTCTTCGTATTTGATAGGTTCATGCTTGTATCAAGGCGCAGTTCAGCTCCTTCATTGCTCTACACAGTGGTAAACATGCCATTGCTATGCTGTATCAAATGCAAATTGACATCTTCGGCTCTCCTTTTCtcattgcttccaattttttgAAGAGTTGCGGCCATGGAAGTTGGAAAAGCATGGCAAAGTATTGTGTGGAAGATGTGCCCAATCTACTGAAGGATGAGAGTCTAGACAATGTTACAACACTTCTGTCCCGCCTAGTGGAATCTCTCCCAGCCAATGCTGGAGATTTGATCAAATGTGTCATTGAAGTTAGGAGAAAAGAGGAAGGTGAATCAAGCTTGAGTAAAGAGGAGAAAGAAAGGCTTTTTTTGAAGGTCAGTTTCCATTTGCTTTGCTGATGCTGATTTACCGTTACTGTTTCTCCCTTGCATAACACACCATATACTCTGTTAATTTTCAGGAAAAAGTATTACAGCAAATCCGTGATACTGATCTTTTCAGAGTAGTCCACGAACTGCAATATCCCAAGGGGCTATGTGGTAGTTGCTCGTCTTCAAGTGATGAAGATTCGCTTGCCGAGATTGCAGCCACTGTGTGCTGTCAAGGAGCTGCATTCCTATCTGGTAACCTTGTATCTAGAGATGGGTTCTGCTGCCGAGAAACATGTATCAAATGTATAGAAGCAAATGGTGATGGA
This sequence is a window from Aegilops tauschii subsp. strangulata cultivar AL8/78 chromosome 7, Aet v6.0, whole genome shotgun sequence. Protein-coding genes within it:
- the LOC109765262 gene encoding O-fucosyltransferase 15 isoform X2 is translated as MLTRLLALAAHALAEVDNRPEPKDLWKEPINATLWKPCSDQRDWEASGNISSSEGTNGYIIISANGGINQQRVAICNAVTISRLLNATLVIPKFLYSNVWLDKSQFRDIYQEDYFIKYLKPDIRIVKELPLELQSLDLEAIGSLVNDTDVMKEAKPSIYVKKILPILLKNRVVHFVGFGNRLSFDPIPFQLQRLRCRCNFHALRFVHKIQETGALLVERLHGHMPHLSPLQDNLLGHFAGKSVPGGNRNGSSKYLAVHLRFEIDMVAYSMCYFGGGKDEEEELEMYRQIHFPALTEIKRTTKLPSAAFLRSEGKCPLAPEEAVLMLAAIGFKRRTSIYIAGAEIYGGGRRMAAISRLYPALVTKETLLSPSELEPFRNFSSQLAALDFIACASADAFAMTDPGSQFSSLVQGYRMYYGGGDLPTLRPNKRRLASILVKNATIEWKEFETRVNKLIQQTKQVHERPIARSIFRHPRCPECMCRTDN
- the LOC109765261 gene encoding glutathione gamma-glutamylcysteinyltransferase 1, yielding MEVASLYRRVLPSPPAVEFASAEGKRLFAEALQGGTMEGFFNLISYFQTQSEPAFCGLASLSVVLNALAIDPGRPWKGPWRWFDESMLDCCEPLHKVKAEGITFGKVVCLAHCAGARVQSFRADQTTIHDFRAHLTRCASSQDCHLISSYHRSPFKQTGTGHFSPIGGYHAEKDMALILDVARFKYPPHWVPLTLLWDAMNTTDEATGLLRGFMLVSRRSSAPSLLYTVSCGHGSWKSMAKYCVEDVPNLLKDESLDNVTTLLSRLVESLPANAGDLIKCVIEVRRKEEGESSLSKEEKERLFLKEKVLQQIRDTDLFRVVHELQYPKGLCGSCSSSSDEDSLAEIAATVCCQGAAFLSGNLVSRDGFCCRETCIKCIEANGDGLKTVISGTVVSKGNEQAVDLLLPTSSSKTSLCNSNLRSKIVKYPSSTDVLTVLLLVLQPNTWLGIKDENVKAEFQSLVSTDNLPDLLKQEILHLRRQLHYLAGCKGQEACQEPPSP
- the LOC109765262 gene encoding O-fucosyltransferase 15 isoform X1 — protein: MPEAASPPPLLPPPASASSPAASVLRTRRRRRAWRRPRGLLCWGALVAFFFLMNWWMFSRLQDPATRPRFRLRRHPPRATNSSLSTLEEVNATEKGKRPHPVMLTRLLALAAHALAEVDNRPEPKDLWKEPINATLWKPCSDQRDWEASGNISSSEGTNGYIIISANGGINQQRVAICNAVTISRLLNATLVIPKFLYSNVWLDKSQFRDIYQEDYFIKYLKPDIRIVKELPLELQSLDLEAIGSLVNDTDVMKEAKPSIYVKKILPILLKNRVVHFVGFGNRLSFDPIPFQLQRLRCRCNFHALRFVHKIQETGALLVERLHGHMPHLSPLQDNLLGHFAGKSVPGGNRNGSSKYLAVHLRFEIDMVAYSMCYFGGGKDEEEELEMYRQIHFPALTEIKRTTKLPSAAFLRSEGKCPLAPEEAVLMLAAIGFKRRTSIYIAGAEIYGGGRRMAAISRLYPALVTKETLLSPSELEPFRNFSSQLAALDFIACASADAFAMTDPGSQFSSLVQGYRMYYGGGDLPTLRPNKRRLASILVKNATIEWKEFETRVNKLIQQTKQVHERPIARSIFRHPRCPECMCRTDN